A window of Chitinophaga sp. MM2321 contains these coding sequences:
- a CDS encoding helix-turn-helix domain-containing protein translates to MLKISLLIYEDVVLSCVSGVLDILMGANQFLEQSGKPPAFQVDLVSEKIKNIQLSVPAQFICYKTLEDVTATDLILAPAFYGSPDVVLSKNQALVEWIKEMRAQGTEVGSLCLGSYFLAEAGVLAGKSCTSHWMAIADMRNRYPEIKVLSDIVMTDEDGVYTSGGAFSSLNLVLYLIEKFCGREVEIWASKMFSIDMDRVNQAYFAVFQGQRQHEDEEILKAQTYIEKHYHLQISIEEIAGQTSMSKRSFIRRFKSATKNTPLEYLQRVKIESAKKELEKSTENISSLMYNVGYNDVKTFRQVFKRITGLTPQDYRKKYSRVAIPQE, encoded by the coding sequence ATGCTTAAAATATCTTTGCTTATTTATGAAGATGTAGTTTTGTCCTGTGTGTCGGGCGTGCTCGACATTCTCATGGGAGCCAACCAATTCCTGGAGCAGTCTGGCAAGCCGCCTGCTTTCCAGGTAGACCTGGTGAGTGAAAAAATAAAGAACATCCAGTTGTCGGTACCGGCGCAGTTTATCTGCTATAAAACACTGGAAGATGTAACGGCTACAGACCTCATCCTGGCGCCTGCATTTTATGGTAGCCCGGACGTTGTTTTAAGTAAGAACCAGGCGCTGGTGGAATGGATAAAAGAGATGCGTGCACAAGGCACAGAAGTGGGCAGCCTTTGTTTGGGCAGTTACTTCCTCGCAGAAGCGGGCGTACTCGCAGGAAAGTCCTGTACCTCCCACTGGATGGCAATTGCAGACATGCGCAACAGGTATCCGGAGATAAAAGTATTATCAGATATTGTGATGACGGATGAAGACGGTGTGTACACCAGTGGTGGGGCCTTTTCCTCCCTGAATTTAGTATTGTACCTGATTGAAAAATTCTGTGGCAGGGAAGTAGAAATCTGGGCGAGCAAAATGTTCTCTATTGATATGGATAGGGTGAACCAGGCTTACTTTGCAGTATTTCAGGGGCAACGCCAACATGAAGATGAAGAGATCCTCAAAGCACAAACCTATATAGAAAAGCACTACCATCTTCAGATCTCTATTGAAGAAATTGCAGGACAAACGAGCATGAGTAAACGAAGTTTTATCCGGCGGTTTAAAAGTGCTACAAAAAATACACCATTGGAATACCTGCAACGGGTAAAGATTGAATCTGCTAAAAAGGAACTGGAAAAGAGTACGGAAAATATCAGCTCACTGATGTATAACGTGGGTTATAATGATGTAAAGACGTTCCGGCAGGTATTCAAAAGGATCACGGGACTGACCCCACAGGATTACCGGAAAAAATACTCCAGGGTAGCAATACCACAGGAATAA
- a CDS encoding TonB-dependent receptor: MKNRFIALKPGNLLMWCLGIMLCTTQSLYAQDLPVTGKVSAANGMPLIGVNVQIAGTSKGAATDVDGQFKLSVPAGATLKFSFIGYLPKELKISNANPLQVTMEEDVQKLNDVVVVGYGTQKKATLTGAITTVSMSDKAGQPITNVSNALHGVPGVFANLSNSQPGVDRSTIRIRGVGTLSNNDPLVLVDGIEYSMDELNPNDIETVTVLKDAAAAIYGSRAANGVILVTTKKGKGASKVNYSTYYGKQRATYLPNTINDPIVYMKLKNLANKNEGKAPDYSDDEIAEYEKGMLTDPITYPANDWYKIALQDGTIKKHDLSISGSTDKYQYRLSLGYLDRNGVLFGPGNHENKYSVGLNASMNVSEKLKAGISLDGYYRNYTQPFYSDMWNYISRALPILTDQLADGRYGNSWLRTPGRNNWENPRMLAYNGLQTKVVQRFLSTVFAEYKLPFDITYNIKFGVDKYDGILSGFTPRMQTFNPKTGAAINWNSPATAPRSAKTDYNNMNLHFYNTLDWKHTFSEKHNLSAMLGASYDNFDVDEWAASMYGYLDGTLDALSAGTVWNATSGNYTRDVLESYFGRVNYDYDGKYLLEATFRYDGSSRFAKVNRWGFFPSVSAGWRIDKESFFQSNFIDLLKLRVSAGQMGNQAVALYSTTPNVMLGEDYSFGGVLNSGAAQKAYVDSTITWETMTTYNVGADINLWKSRIAVTVDAYKKRTTGILRTVNIPSQIGNLTGPKQNVGTVDNTGIELVVQYRNNIGNLDYGVYGNVAYNKNEVVDLKGEIIYGSGTITKKDYPIDAYYVLQAEGIFQSDAEVAASAKQSGKTKAGYIKFKDVNNDGIINGDDRVIVDASSQMPKYTFGFGFNLGYKGVTLTAAFQGIAGVKALPTANLAYPFNNGANATWEWTTDAWTPENPDARLPIVTTSTGSVDNFQRSTFWLRDNSYIRLKNIQLGYSLPDSWLSKVKIGKVSVFVNAENLLTFSKYKDFDPESILDQTTIYRYPMLKTINGGLNVTF, translated from the coding sequence ATGAAAAATCGATTTATTGCATTAAAACCGGGCAACCTTCTGATGTGGTGCCTGGGGATCATGCTATGCACTACACAATCCCTGTATGCGCAGGACCTGCCTGTTACAGGAAAGGTGTCTGCGGCCAATGGCATGCCGCTGATCGGGGTGAATGTGCAGATTGCAGGTACCTCTAAAGGCGCTGCTACTGATGTAGATGGTCAGTTTAAATTAAGTGTTCCCGCAGGTGCTACGTTGAAATTTTCTTTCATCGGCTACCTGCCAAAAGAGTTAAAGATCAGCAACGCCAATCCTTTACAGGTTACCATGGAAGAGGATGTGCAGAAGCTGAACGATGTGGTGGTAGTAGGTTACGGCACACAAAAGAAAGCGACACTCACAGGTGCGATCACCACTGTTTCTATGAGTGATAAAGCCGGTCAGCCTATCACCAACGTCAGTAATGCACTGCATGGCGTACCAGGTGTATTCGCCAACCTCAGTAACAGTCAGCCGGGTGTGGACAGAAGCACCATCCGTATCAGGGGCGTAGGCACACTGAGTAACAACGATCCGCTGGTACTGGTAGATGGTATTGAATACTCTATGGATGAACTGAATCCAAATGATATAGAAACCGTTACTGTGCTGAAAGACGCTGCGGCAGCCATTTACGGCTCCAGAGCGGCGAATGGTGTTATCCTGGTAACCACTAAAAAAGGTAAAGGCGCATCCAAAGTTAACTATAGCACCTACTATGGTAAACAAAGGGCCACCTACTTACCTAATACCATTAATGACCCGATTGTTTATATGAAATTAAAGAATCTGGCCAATAAGAATGAAGGGAAGGCCCCGGATTATTCTGATGATGAGATAGCAGAATATGAAAAAGGAATGCTCACTGATCCGATCACCTACCCTGCCAACGACTGGTACAAAATAGCGTTGCAGGATGGTACCATAAAAAAACATGACCTGAGCATTTCCGGAAGTACAGATAAATATCAGTATCGCCTGTCACTGGGTTATCTCGACAGAAACGGTGTTCTTTTCGGGCCCGGCAACCATGAAAATAAATATTCTGTTGGCCTCAACGCCTCTATGAATGTGAGCGAAAAACTGAAAGCAGGTATTTCACTGGATGGTTATTACAGGAACTACACCCAGCCATTCTACTCGGATATGTGGAATTACATCTCCAGGGCATTGCCAATTTTAACAGATCAGCTGGCAGACGGCCGCTATGGCAACTCCTGGCTCAGAACCCCCGGCCGCAACAACTGGGAAAATCCGCGCATGCTTGCTTACAATGGCTTACAAACCAAAGTGGTACAACGTTTCCTGTCAACTGTTTTTGCAGAGTACAAATTGCCTTTTGACATCACCTACAACATTAAATTTGGTGTAGATAAATATGATGGAATACTCAGTGGTTTTACGCCGCGTATGCAAACTTTTAATCCGAAAACAGGTGCTGCTATCAACTGGAATAGTCCGGCTACAGCGCCTCGTTCTGCCAAAACGGATTACAACAACATGAACCTTCACTTCTACAACACATTGGACTGGAAGCATACCTTTTCAGAAAAGCATAACCTGTCTGCCATGTTAGGCGCCAGCTATGATAATTTTGATGTGGACGAATGGGCTGCCAGCATGTACGGTTACCTCGATGGTACATTGGATGCATTAAGCGCCGGTACTGTCTGGAATGCTACTTCCGGCAACTATACCCGTGATGTACTGGAATCTTATTTTGGTCGTGTGAACTATGATTATGATGGCAAATACCTGCTGGAAGCAACTTTCCGCTACGATGGGTCCAGCCGTTTTGCAAAGGTGAACCGCTGGGGCTTTTTCCCCTCCGTTTCTGCCGGCTGGCGTATTGATAAAGAAAGCTTTTTCCAGTCCAACTTCATCGATCTGTTGAAGCTCCGCGTTTCCGCAGGCCAGATGGGTAACCAGGCCGTAGCACTTTACAGCACTACTCCGAATGTGATGTTGGGAGAAGACTACAGCTTCGGTGGCGTGCTCAACTCAGGCGCTGCGCAGAAAGCATATGTAGATTCCACTATTACCTGGGAAACCATGACCACCTATAACGTTGGGGCTGACATTAATTTATGGAAAAGCCGTATAGCCGTTACCGTTGACGCTTACAAAAAACGTACAACCGGGATCTTACGTACCGTAAATATTCCCTCACAGATAGGTAACCTGACGGGTCCTAAACAGAATGTGGGTACCGTAGACAACACCGGTATTGAACTGGTGGTGCAGTACAGGAATAACATCGGTAACCTTGACTATGGCGTTTATGGAAACGTAGCTTACAACAAGAACGAAGTGGTAGACCTGAAAGGTGAAATCATTTATGGTAGTGGTACTATCACCAAGAAAGATTATCCTATCGATGCCTACTATGTGTTACAGGCAGAAGGTATATTCCAGTCTGACGCAGAGGTAGCCGCCAGTGCAAAGCAGAGTGGAAAAACAAAAGCGGGTTACATCAAATTTAAAGATGTTAACAACGATGGTATTATTAATGGAGATGACCGTGTTATCGTAGACGCCTCTTCGCAGATGCCAAAATATACTTTCGGATTTGGTTTCAACCTGGGCTACAAGGGTGTTACCCTGACAGCAGCCTTCCAGGGTATTGCCGGCGTAAAAGCATTGCCTACGGCCAACCTGGCCTATCCGTTCAACAACGGCGCCAATGCCACCTGGGAATGGACTACAGATGCATGGACACCGGAAAATCCGGATGCACGCCTGCCCATCGTAACGACCAGCACCGGTTCTGTTGACAACTTCCAACGCTCCACTTTCTGGTTAAGAGACAACTCGTATATCCGGTTAAAGAATATCCAGCTGGGCTACTCCCTGCCGGACAGTTGGTTGTCAAAAGTGAAGATCGGCAAAGTGAGTGTTTTTGTCAACGCAGAAAACCTGCTCACTTTCTCCAAGTACAAAGACTTCGATCCGGAATCTATACTTGATCAGACAACCATCTATCGTTATCCGATGCTGAAGACAATTAACGGTGGCCTGAATGTTACTTTTTAA
- a CDS encoding RagB/SusD family nutrient uptake outer membrane protein, with protein MKKIYLLAVCAGFLATGCNKSLLDTVPHDRYTEETFWTTPEAAGAALTGCYSVLRNDGVFGGKNTSGGSATALWEETLSPNAYNQTNTMSFNAIATGQQMSSTGGIVTARYADCYSGIGRCNTFLKKVDEVPGMDAAQVKRMKAEATFLRALYYFTLQNYYGGVPLILDPPDRDAQQDLPRNTREEVITQVLADLDAAAAALPLKYSGTDLGRATKGAAMALKARVLLYEASPLLNIANNSQKWVAAAAAAKAVMDEAGTGYGLFDNYRALFLQPNENNKEVIFDVQYIFPNQGSSFDLICTQYNTNAPLLGLAQAYYTNKGLPISDPASGYDAAHPYLNRDPRLYATFTYPGDVYKGDTIKASRFAITGYGMKKFGIYDSIKPPKDKSDLKDGQSDINFIVLRYADILLMYAEAQNEAVGPDATVYDALDKIRDRAKMPRIPAGLLKDDMRKEIRHERRIELAGEGMYYNDIRRWKTAEKELNADVLTYSGKFIEKRSFDPNRDYWWPIPLGEKDLNPALEQNKGY; from the coding sequence ATGAAAAAGATATATTTACTGGCAGTCTGCGCAGGTTTCCTGGCAACGGGTTGCAACAAAAGCCTGCTGGATACAGTTCCTCACGACCGTTACACAGAAGAAACCTTCTGGACAACACCGGAAGCTGCCGGTGCGGCACTCACGGGTTGCTATTCCGTATTACGGAACGACGGTGTTTTCGGTGGTAAAAATACCAGTGGCGGTTCCGCTACGGCACTATGGGAAGAAACGCTTTCTCCCAACGCCTATAACCAGACCAACACCATGAGCTTTAATGCCATTGCAACCGGGCAGCAGATGTCCAGTACCGGTGGTATTGTTACCGCCCGTTACGCCGATTGTTATTCAGGTATCGGCCGTTGTAATACTTTCCTGAAAAAGGTAGACGAAGTACCAGGCATGGATGCTGCACAGGTAAAGCGGATGAAAGCAGAAGCTACATTCCTGCGTGCCCTATATTACTTTACGCTGCAGAACTATTATGGTGGCGTACCGTTGATCCTCGATCCTCCGGACAGGGATGCACAACAAGACCTCCCCCGCAATACACGCGAAGAAGTGATTACGCAGGTATTGGCTGATCTGGACGCTGCTGCCGCTGCATTACCACTGAAATACAGTGGTACTGATCTCGGTAGAGCGACCAAAGGTGCTGCGATGGCATTAAAGGCAAGAGTACTTTTGTATGAAGCCAGTCCGCTGTTGAATATCGCCAACAATTCGCAGAAATGGGTAGCTGCTGCTGCTGCTGCCAAAGCTGTGATGGATGAAGCAGGTACCGGTTATGGATTGTTTGACAACTACCGCGCATTGTTCCTGCAACCAAACGAGAATAACAAAGAAGTTATTTTTGATGTGCAATACATATTCCCTAACCAGGGAAGTTCTTTTGACCTGATCTGCACGCAGTATAATACCAATGCACCGTTACTGGGTCTGGCACAGGCTTATTATACCAACAAAGGGTTGCCTATCAGTGATCCTGCTTCCGGTTATGATGCGGCCCATCCTTATTTAAACCGCGATCCGCGCCTGTATGCCACCTTTACTTATCCAGGTGATGTATACAAAGGTGATACCATCAAGGCCAGTCGTTTTGCTATCACTGGTTACGGCATGAAGAAGTTCGGTATTTATGACAGTATTAAACCACCTAAAGATAAATCAGATCTGAAAGACGGACAGTCAGACATCAACTTCATCGTATTGCGTTATGCTGATATCCTGCTGATGTATGCAGAAGCACAGAATGAAGCTGTTGGACCTGATGCCACCGTTTATGATGCATTGGACAAGATCCGCGACCGTGCTAAGATGCCGCGTATACCAGCTGGTTTACTGAAGGATGACATGCGGAAGGAAATCCGCCACGAGAGACGCATTGAACTGGCAGGTGAAGGCATGTACTACAATGATATCCGTCGTTGGAAAACAGCAGAGAAAGAACTCAATGCAGATGTACTTACCTATAGCGGCAAGTTTATCGAGAAACGTTCTTTTGATCCTAACAGGGATTATTGGTGGCCGATTCCATTAGGCGAAAAAGATCTGAACCCGGCACTGGAACAAAACAAGGGATACTAA
- a CDS encoding glycerophosphodiester phosphodiesterase family protein, with translation MKKQKNILLMVCAVAVACSSFTACKTTKQSGTQTAALPSFFKVGHRGTRGLMPENTIPAMYKGLETGANTIEFDVHITKDGKVLVYHDAYFTPSYTTTPDGKDIPAAERWNYNFYKMDYTNIRQFIIGEKAYPAFPEQQRLRSYAPLLSDMIDSVEAYTKANHLPPAFYLLEVKSSEATDGKEQPVPEEFMKILMAVKQLKPLGNRLLIQSFDVRPLQVLHKTHPHIKLGFLTGDSKKTFEQNMEQLGFTPLFYNPSSPLVTPELVSKCHAKNMLIVPWTVQEPTAMKNLKAMGVDGIITDYPNRLHDAGL, from the coding sequence ATGAAAAAGCAAAAAAACATATTATTAATGGTATGTGCGGTGGCTGTTGCATGCAGCAGTTTTACCGCCTGCAAAACCACCAAACAAAGCGGCACACAAACCGCTGCGTTGCCTTCCTTCTTTAAGGTAGGACACCGCGGTACCCGTGGGTTAATGCCTGAGAACACCATCCCTGCCATGTATAAGGGACTGGAAACAGGCGCCAACACTATTGAGTTTGATGTGCATATCACAAAAGACGGAAAGGTGCTTGTATATCATGATGCCTACTTTACACCATCTTATACCACTACACCGGATGGCAAAGATATACCGGCTGCAGAACGCTGGAACTATAATTTTTACAAGATGGATTATACCAACATCCGTCAGTTTATCATCGGTGAAAAAGCGTATCCCGCTTTCCCGGAACAGCAGCGGCTCCGCTCCTATGCACCCCTCCTGTCTGATATGATCGACTCCGTAGAAGCCTATACGAAAGCAAATCATCTGCCACCGGCATTTTACCTGCTGGAGGTTAAATCTTCTGAAGCAACAGATGGTAAGGAACAACCAGTACCGGAAGAATTTATGAAGATATTAATGGCTGTAAAGCAATTAAAACCGCTGGGCAACAGACTGCTGATCCAGTCTTTTGATGTGCGCCCATTACAGGTGCTGCATAAAACGCACCCACACATTAAACTGGGATTCCTGACCGGCGACAGCAAAAAAACTTTCGAACAAAACATGGAACAGCTTGGCTTTACACCACTTTTTTACAACCCGTCCTCCCCACTGGTAACACCTGAACTGGTGAGTAAATGTCATGCTAAAAACATGCTGATAGTGCCATGGACGGTACAGGAACCAACAGCAATGAAGAATTTGAAAGCAATGGGTGTAGATGGTATTATTACTGACTACCCCAACAGATTACATGATGCAGGATTATAA
- the pafA gene encoding alkaline phosphatase PafA, protein MIRISNPFTTLMLCAFALVQSVSVGAQTNEKPKLVVGIVVDQMRWDYLYRYYDRYEAGGFKRMLGEGFSCENTFISHLPSFTAVGHSTVYTGSVPAIHGITGNDWTDQETGRKWYCTEDTTVQSVGSTSSAGKMSPRNLLASTITDELRLATNFRSKVVGVSLKDRASILPAGHTPNGAFWFDDANASFITSTYYMQELPDWVKRFNSRKMPAKLMSKSWKPLYPIKSYVQSTADDVNWEGTYPDEKAAVFPHDMPDIYKKDPGSIRSTPSGNTLTLAFAQAAVEGYDLGDGNTTDFLTINCASTDYVGHKYGPNSIEVEDTYLRLDQDLSAFFSFLDKKVGKGNYLVFLTADHGAAHSVGFMEEHNIPAGFVKDKQMMADLDALLANRFGVKGLVRNAMNYHVNYDVAKIDAAKLDYDAIKKETVKFLQKQPGIQFAVDIDNIGNSPVPEPIKSMISNGYNPKRTGSVMIIPEPGWYQGFSKGTTHGNWNPYDVHIPLVFMGWHVKQGATTETVHMTDIAATLAAMLHIQMPNGCVGKPVKEVVKQ, encoded by the coding sequence ATGATCAGGATCAGCAATCCATTTACCACCCTTATGCTATGCGCCTTTGCCCTGGTGCAGAGTGTTTCCGTTGGGGCGCAAACAAACGAAAAACCCAAGCTTGTTGTTGGTATCGTAGTAGACCAGATGCGTTGGGATTATTTATACCGTTATTACGACCGCTATGAAGCGGGGGGATTTAAACGGATGCTGGGAGAAGGATTTTCCTGTGAAAATACTTTTATCAGCCATCTGCCTTCCTTTACAGCTGTAGGCCACAGTACCGTGTATACCGGCTCTGTGCCTGCCATTCACGGCATCACCGGCAATGACTGGACCGACCAGGAAACCGGCAGAAAATGGTATTGCACAGAAGATACCACAGTGCAGTCTGTAGGCAGTACTTCTTCCGCAGGTAAAATGTCGCCACGCAACCTGCTGGCTTCTACCATCACAGATGAACTGCGCCTGGCAACCAACTTCCGCTCTAAAGTAGTAGGCGTATCCCTGAAAGACCGCGCCTCTATCCTCCCCGCAGGACATACGCCAAACGGCGCCTTCTGGTTTGATGATGCTAACGCCAGCTTTATTACCAGTACCTATTACATGCAGGAGCTGCCGGATTGGGTAAAGCGTTTCAATTCCCGCAAAATGCCGGCAAAGCTGATGTCTAAATCCTGGAAACCATTATATCCCATCAAAAGCTATGTACAAAGCACTGCGGATGATGTAAACTGGGAAGGTACCTATCCTGATGAGAAAGCCGCTGTATTCCCACACGATATGCCGGATATCTACAAAAAAGATCCTGGCAGCATCCGCTCCACACCATCCGGTAACACCCTGACCCTGGCCTTTGCACAGGCAGCAGTAGAAGGCTATGACCTGGGTGATGGTAACACGACCGATTTCCTTACGATCAACTGCGCCTCTACTGATTATGTAGGACACAAATACGGCCCTAACTCTATTGAAGTAGAAGATACTTATCTCCGCCTGGATCAGGACCTGTCGGCCTTTTTCAGCTTCCTTGATAAAAAAGTAGGTAAAGGTAATTACCTGGTATTCTTAACAGCAGATCATGGTGCCGCCCATTCTGTAGGCTTTATGGAGGAACATAATATTCCTGCCGGTTTTGTAAAAGACAAACAAATGATGGCTGACCTGGACGCTTTGCTGGCAAATCGTTTTGGTGTAAAAGGATTGGTGCGTAACGCGATGAACTACCACGTTAATTACGATGTAGCGAAGATCGATGCGGCCAAACTGGACTACGATGCCATCAAAAAAGAAACCGTGAAATTCCTGCAAAAACAACCAGGAATCCAGTTTGCGGTGGATATTGACAACATCGGCAACAGCCCTGTTCCTGAGCCTATCAAAAGTATGATCAGCAACGGCTACAATCCGAAACGTACCGGCTCCGTGATGATCATACCTGAACCAGGCTGGTACCAGGGTTTTTCGAAAGGTACCACACATGGCAACTGGAACCCGTATGATGTACACATACCGCTGGTATTTATGGGATGGCATGTTAAACAGGGTGCTACTACAGAAACAGTACACATGACGGATATTGCCGCTACGCTGGCAGCCATGTTACATATTCAGATGCCTAATGGTTGTGTAGGTAAACCAGTGAAAGAAGTAGTAAAACAATAA